A single region of the Microthrixaceae bacterium genome encodes:
- a CDS encoding phosphatase PAP2 family protein, translating into MAATIGAAALLVAVCWFGATTKAPPAWEISVFDFFNTLPSPVGNALAALMWFGTTVGILIAALAASLWKRNDISTHVLLAGLLAWLTQRSLKPLVDRGRPRDLLAEANFHGHLASGGGIPSGHTAMAVAICAAVAFHVSRPWRAALALLAGAIGIARMYTGNHFPLDIVAGAALGWVCAVAAHYLIGAWERRRPRSSGAATS; encoded by the coding sequence ATGGCAGCGACCATTGGAGCCGCCGCGCTCCTCGTCGCTGTGTGTTGGTTCGGGGCGACAACCAAGGCTCCCCCGGCATGGGAGATCTCGGTCTTCGACTTCTTCAACACGCTTCCGTCCCCGGTCGGAAACGCGCTGGCCGCGCTGATGTGGTTCGGAACCACCGTCGGAATACTGATCGCCGCTCTGGCTGCGTCGTTGTGGAAGCGCAATGACATCAGCACCCATGTCCTGCTGGCCGGATTGCTCGCCTGGCTGACACAACGATCGCTCAAACCACTCGTCGACCGCGGTCGACCGCGAGACCTCCTGGCCGAGGCCAACTTCCACGGACACTTGGCCTCGGGCGGCGGCATTCCATCTGGGCACACCGCGATGGCCGTGGCCATCTGCGCCGCGGTGGCGTTCCACGTGAGTCGGCCATGGCGCGCCGCCCTCGCCCTCCTCGCCGGAGCCATCGGCATCGCTCGGATGTACACCGGCAACCATTTCCCCCTCGACATCGTCGCTGGCGCTGCCCTGGGATGGGTATGCGCCGTGGCAGCCCACTACCTGATCGGGGCATGGGAGCGACGACGTCCGCGCAGCTCCGGCGCTGCGACGTCGTAA
- a CDS encoding MarR family winged helix-turn-helix transcriptional regulator, translating into MDNSVTPGVEMAEQLAAAWANIERSLSRSISGVLGVSYSEYRILNALAAAPDHRASRVDLADAVGLTPSGVTRALKPLEKIGMVDSLKHERDARLTLATLTRSGARTVANANSVIAERCETLLANAPTARRQVEQLTSMLAELASA; encoded by the coding sequence ATGGATAACTCAGTGACACCCGGAGTCGAGATGGCCGAACAACTCGCCGCGGCGTGGGCCAACATCGAACGCTCGCTCTCCCGATCGATCTCAGGAGTACTCGGCGTGAGCTACTCCGAGTACCGAATCCTGAACGCGCTCGCGGCTGCACCCGATCACCGAGCGAGTCGAGTCGATCTGGCCGACGCAGTCGGGCTCACACCATCGGGAGTGACCCGAGCGCTCAAACCGCTAGAAAAGATCGGGATGGTCGACAGCCTGAAGCACGAACGCGACGCGAGGCTCACACTCGCGACCCTCACCCGATCAGGCGCTCGCACCGTCGCCAACGCGAACTCCGTCATCGCTGAACGATGCGAGACGCTCCTGGCCAACGCTCCGACGGCCCGCCGCCAGGTCGAACAGCTGACCTCCATGCTCGCGGAGTTGGCGAGCGCCTAG
- a CDS encoding SDR family NAD(P)-dependent oxidoreductase encodes MGRQRNNHAEALRGRRVLITGAARGIGATLAHRLHERGAIVAVAGLEPELLAVVADSVEGPHWYLDVTNREQVDEVVDDAARRLGGLDVVVANAGIAAQLPIVDGDPTIFEQTVAVNLLGSYYTLRAAGRHVSHPNGYAVAVSSLAAAVHVPLLSAYNASKAGVEALGNTLRQEMRPSGARVGVAYFAELDTDMTSRGFGTQAAKSFLGERSLTRVTPLVKGIDALERGIARRSRIIYAPWFVAPILPTRRIAQGVVELVAKGRVGDVLEIAREEHVDLTTPQPESEPRTGS; translated from the coding sequence GTGGGCAGGCAACGTAACAACCACGCCGAGGCTCTACGGGGACGGCGGGTACTCATCACCGGAGCGGCGCGAGGCATTGGTGCGACGCTCGCGCATCGCCTCCACGAACGCGGAGCGATCGTCGCCGTCGCCGGGCTCGAACCCGAACTGCTCGCCGTGGTGGCGGACTCGGTCGAGGGGCCGCACTGGTATCTCGACGTGACGAACCGCGAACAGGTCGACGAGGTCGTCGACGACGCCGCACGCAGACTTGGTGGCCTGGACGTCGTCGTCGCGAACGCTGGCATCGCGGCACAACTCCCGATCGTCGACGGTGACCCGACGATTTTCGAACAGACGGTCGCGGTGAACCTGTTGGGCAGCTACTACACGCTGCGAGCCGCCGGTAGGCACGTGTCGCATCCGAACGGATACGCCGTGGCGGTGTCGTCGCTTGCCGCTGCGGTTCACGTGCCGTTGCTCAGCGCCTACAACGCTTCGAAGGCGGGGGTCGAGGCACTCGGCAACACCCTTCGACAAGAAATGCGCCCGTCGGGTGCCAGAGTCGGCGTCGCGTATTTCGCCGAACTCGACACCGACATGACCTCACGCGGGTTCGGAACGCAAGCGGCGAAGTCGTTCCTCGGCGAGCGGAGCCTCACCAGGGTGACGCCGCTGGTGAAGGGCATCGACGCGCTCGAGCGGGGGATCGCCCGACGGTCGCGCATCATCTATGCACCGTGGTTTGTCGCACCCATCCTGCCGACGCGTCGTATCGCGCAAGGCGTGGTCGAACTGGTGGCCAAGGGTCGCGTGGGAGATGTCTTGGAGATCGCTCGCGAGGAACACGTCGACCTCACGACGCCACAGCCGGAGAGCGAACCGCGGACGGGGTCGTGA
- a CDS encoding carboxymuconolactone decarboxylase family protein: MTEPARIDPGERRDVGWINAGIAGLLGRVAGTAPPHLFLTLGRHRRLFRGWLIFGGALMPGGRLRRRETEMVIIRVAHRRGCAYELEHHRRLGAKAGLTPADIDAILADGTKPDSRWSPRESTMLAAADELLAERNLSDETWAQLARHLDEREIIEFSLLVGHYDMLATTIMTLRIQPDRPRR; this comes from the coding sequence GTGACCGAACCCGCCCGGATCGACCCGGGGGAACGCCGCGACGTCGGCTGGATCAACGCCGGGATCGCAGGCCTGCTTGGACGGGTGGCCGGTACGGCACCGCCGCACCTGTTCTTGACGCTCGGCCGCCATCGACGGCTGTTTCGAGGGTGGCTGATCTTCGGCGGCGCACTGATGCCGGGCGGCAGGCTTCGACGTCGCGAGACCGAAATGGTCATCATTCGAGTTGCCCACCGGCGAGGGTGCGCGTACGAACTCGAACATCATCGTCGTCTCGGGGCCAAGGCCGGGCTGACGCCGGCCGACATCGATGCCATCCTCGCTGACGGAACCAAACCCGACTCGCGTTGGAGCCCGCGGGAGTCGACGATGTTGGCGGCGGCCGACGAGCTGTTGGCGGAGCGCAACCTGAGCGACGAAACGTGGGCGCAATTGGCTCGACATCTCGACGAACGCGAAATCATCGAGTTCTCGCTACTCGTCGGCCACTACGACATGTTGGCGACGACGATCATGACCCTTCGCATTCAGCCGGATCGCCCGCGCCGCTGA
- a CDS encoding thioesterase family protein, with product MTTPNILNDTTPAIDESDPTLVHSVITDAWGLYFAQGGVVMAAALRAMDVVLDRPDLSLASASATFVRPVACGPVETSVDVLRSGRRGAQVHGLLRDQTAPEGAVSVSVSAVFTDPAMAGPSQSPVPPRTELAIAPPPDAAMAVDNQFPLGFLDNTAWHVAVGPDVSPFSTDPVPRMALWFRFNDPPAPDDVAWNPALLPIPGDALGSALSVALEDGGRAVGSVSLQIDLQVLAPIVGTWIGIDTMCTHVGNGLARGVLHLWSETGVHVATVTQTAMLRGFDG from the coding sequence ATGACGACGCCGAACATCCTCAACGACACGACGCCGGCCATCGACGAAAGCGACCCCACGCTCGTACACTCCGTCATCACCGACGCGTGGGGGCTGTATTTCGCTCAGGGCGGGGTCGTGATGGCCGCCGCCTTGCGGGCGATGGATGTCGTGCTCGACCGCCCGGACCTGTCGCTTGCCAGCGCGAGCGCGACGTTCGTTCGTCCCGTCGCCTGCGGTCCGGTCGAAACCTCGGTCGATGTTCTGCGTAGCGGCCGACGCGGCGCGCAGGTGCATGGGCTGTTGCGCGACCAGACCGCGCCCGAGGGGGCGGTGAGCGTGTCGGTCAGCGCAGTGTTCACCGACCCGGCGATGGCGGGTCCGTCCCAGTCGCCGGTTCCACCGCGCACAGAACTGGCCATCGCCCCACCCCCGGACGCGGCCATGGCGGTCGACAACCAGTTTCCCCTCGGGTTCCTCGACAACACGGCATGGCATGTTGCGGTGGGCCCGGATGTGTCGCCGTTCTCGACCGATCCGGTGCCGCGCATGGCCTTGTGGTTTCGGTTCAACGATCCGCCTGCGCCAGACGACGTCGCGTGGAATCCCGCGCTGTTGCCCATTCCCGGCGACGCGCTGGGTTCGGCCCTGTCGGTCGCACTTGAGGACGGTGGCCGAGCCGTCGGCAGCGTGTCGCTGCAGATCGACCTGCAGGTCCTCGCCCCCATCGTTGGCACCTGGATCGGCATCGACACCATGTGCACCCACGTCGGAAACGGTCTCGCCCGCGGCGTGTTGCACCTTTGGAGCGAAACCGGGGTACACGTGGCCACGGTCACCCAGACCGCCATGTTGCGAGGCTTCGACGGGTAA
- a CDS encoding prolyl oligopeptidase family serine peptidase, whose protein sequence is MNERSEKIKAAGAVRTYRLTVPKNHVAGTSDPIPLVLDFHGLLEGWVGTHPYSTQFSALAQKEGFAAVFPVGSQNGIHWNVNLTETNSDLRFIDALLEHLESTMCIDRSRVYITGLSYGASMTSMLMCMRANTFAAAAPVAGMMNPCTRTERAVPFVTFHGDADWILPFAFFKDTPGAVAAKYGCEPDPVVTTLSPNPDPVTRGPITKTTWNCDAVGSAAEFYIIGGGGHSWPGSKFFTQIEGIVGKTASSIDATEIIWDFFSQHRLPDAPA, encoded by the coding sequence GTGAACGAACGGTCCGAGAAGATCAAGGCCGCCGGAGCGGTGCGCACCTATCGACTCACCGTGCCGAAGAACCACGTTGCGGGTACGAGTGATCCGATACCGCTGGTGCTCGACTTCCACGGTCTGCTCGAGGGTTGGGTGGGAACCCATCCGTACTCCACCCAGTTCAGTGCCCTCGCCCAAAAGGAAGGATTCGCGGCGGTATTCCCCGTCGGTTCGCAGAACGGCATTCACTGGAACGTCAACCTGACGGAAACCAACAGCGACCTGCGTTTCATCGATGCGCTGCTCGAACATTTGGAATCGACGATGTGCATCGATCGGTCACGGGTGTACATCACCGGGCTTTCCTACGGCGCCTCGATGACCTCGATGCTGATGTGCATGCGGGCGAACACGTTTGCCGCGGCCGCTCCGGTGGCGGGGATGATGAACCCGTGCACCCGCACGGAACGGGCGGTTCCGTTCGTCACGTTCCATGGGGACGCGGATTGGATCCTGCCGTTCGCGTTCTTCAAGGACACCCCGGGTGCCGTCGCCGCAAAATACGGATGCGAGCCCGACCCGGTGGTCACGACGTTGTCGCCGAACCCCGATCCGGTGACCCGCGGGCCAATCACCAAGACCACCTGGAATTGCGACGCCGTCGGCTCGGCGGCGGAGTTCTACATCATCGGAGGCGGCGGTCACTCGTGGCCGGGAAGCAAGTTCTTCACGCAGATTGAAGGCATCGTCGGCAAGACAGCGTCCTCGATCGACGCCACCGAGATCATTTGGGACTTCTTCTCCCAGCACCGCCTGCCCGACGCGCCTGCCTGA
- a CDS encoding SDR family oxidoreductase translates to MPDPAENGYHFAGRSAVVTGSSRGIGRAVAHALAVQGAAVIVNGRDPEVARQAAEEIAGAADVVASGGTAVAVSGSPSEPEVAEALIAAAVEATGRIDVLVNCAGTAEPSGSSILNVTTAQWNELIESHLNTTFQTCRVAASQMVAAGGGAIVNTSSHAFLGIYGGTGYAAGKGAVNSLTAAIAAELREHNVRANVVCPGATTRLSTGTDYEQHLRDLHERGLLDDLMLAGSQNPGSPEHVASLYAFLASDLAAGITGEVVVGAGGYVGRFPKSADEFVTWRDHATNPPYTLEELAAILGG, encoded by the coding sequence ATGCCTGACCCTGCGGAGAACGGATATCACTTCGCCGGTCGAAGCGCGGTGGTGACCGGCTCGAGTCGCGGTATCGGTCGGGCCGTGGCCCATGCGCTGGCCGTTCAAGGCGCGGCGGTGATCGTGAACGGTCGTGACCCGGAGGTGGCTCGCCAGGCCGCCGAGGAGATCGCCGGTGCTGCCGACGTGGTCGCGTCCGGCGGCACCGCGGTTGCCGTTTCCGGTTCGCCGTCGGAGCCCGAGGTCGCCGAGGCGCTCATCGCAGCGGCGGTGGAGGCGACAGGGCGGATCGATGTGCTCGTCAACTGCGCGGGAACGGCCGAACCATCCGGTTCATCCATCCTCAATGTGACGACAGCGCAGTGGAACGAGTTGATCGAGTCGCACCTGAACACCACGTTCCAAACCTGTCGAGTGGCCGCTTCTCAGATGGTCGCGGCCGGTGGCGGCGCCATCGTCAACACATCGAGTCATGCGTTCCTGGGGATCTACGGAGGCACCGGATATGCCGCGGGAAAGGGAGCGGTGAACAGCCTGACCGCAGCCATCGCCGCCGAGCTTCGAGAGCACAACGTTCGTGCCAACGTCGTGTGCCCCGGTGCGACGACCCGCCTGTCCACGGGCACGGACTACGAACAGCACCTGCGCGACCTCCACGAGCGGGGACTGTTGGACGACCTGATGCTCGCGGGGTCGCAGAACCCGGGGAGCCCCGAACACGTCGCATCGCTGTACGCCTTCCTGGCCAGCGATCTTGCCGCAGGAATCACCGGCGAGGTGGTCGTCGGTGCCGGCGGATATGTCGGCCGATTCCCGAAGTCCGCCGACGAGTTCGTCACCTGGCGGGACCACGCCACGAATCCGCCGTACACCCTCGAAGAACTGGCGGCGATCCTCGGCGGCTGA